In Aquimarina spinulae, a single window of DNA contains:
- a CDS encoding metallophosphoesterase family protein produces the protein MSSQSRLDRAYKNAKVIPFDDTSKFIFFSDCHRGDNSFADEFANNRNIYFHALKHYYTEGFTYCELGDGDELWENLSFETIFRAHKDIYELLQLFHEDYRLNLIWGNHDMVYRDPKYVKKHLSSYFDQKTDTDKEVPLFPDIKYHEAIVLKHKNTEQEVFLIHGHQADFMNYIGWRINRFLVRVLWKPLQVVGIADPTSPAKNYKETIRIERRIKKWIANNKNLLTIIGHTHRPRFPEAGELALFNDGSCVHPRSITGIEIENGSITLMKWQISTTEDGTLKIIRVPLEGPQKLTEFITE, from the coding sequence ATGTCTTCTCAATCCCGTTTGGATCGTGCTTATAAAAATGCCAAAGTAATTCCGTTTGATGATACATCTAAGTTTATCTTTTTTAGTGATTGTCACCGGGGAGATAATAGTTTTGCAGATGAGTTTGCTAATAATCGCAATATTTATTTCCATGCTTTAAAACATTATTATACCGAAGGATTTACCTATTGTGAATTAGGTGATGGAGATGAACTTTGGGAGAATTTAAGTTTCGAAACCATATTTAGAGCACATAAAGATATATACGAGTTATTACAATTATTTCACGAAGACTATAGATTGAATTTGATTTGGGGTAATCATGATATGGTGTATCGAGATCCCAAATATGTAAAAAAACATCTTAGTTCTTATTTTGATCAAAAAACAGATACAGATAAAGAAGTTCCTTTGTTTCCTGATATAAAATACCATGAAGCTATTGTATTGAAACATAAGAATACAGAGCAGGAAGTTTTCCTGATTCATGGCCACCAGGCAGATTTTATGAATTATATAGGCTGGAGAATAAATAGATTTCTTGTACGGGTTTTATGGAAACCTCTTCAGGTAGTAGGAATTGCAGACCCAACCAGTCCTGCAAAAAACTACAAAGAAACTATACGAATAGAACGTAGAATCAAAAAATGGATTGCCAATAACAAGAATTTGTTAACTATTATTGGTCATACTCACAGACCTCGATTTCCAGAAGCGGGAGAACTAGCTCTATTTAATGATGGGAGTTGTGTTCACCCCAGATCTATTACAGGAATAGAAATCGAAAATGGTAGTATCACCTTAATGAAGTGGCAAATTTCGACTACCGAAGACGGGACATTAAAAATCATTAGAGTCCCCCTAGAAGGGCCTCAAAAACTTACTGAGTTTATTACAGAATAG